The Burkholderia pyrrocinia genome includes a window with the following:
- a CDS encoding response regulator transcription factor has translation MNIAILETEVGVLDRALADLSFAGHFCLGVSDDHGLKFLLDDVSIDVVILNWEAPDIVRYDTLRWLSRAYPAIRVVLCVTQQTAECDIVRGLDSGADVYIEKPPGNAESLARITALGRHIKPYPDGDTEQVVFGEYRFDKHNRSVQVRGRPVTLTPKEFDLALLLFRNLSETISRHRIATAVWHNDAMTKSRSVGTHVCALRKKLGLHPENGYRVTSLPRWGYRLDPVDRKQGRPACWSLEAMTRTTVDIADSR, from the coding sequence ATGAACATTGCAATCCTCGAGACCGAGGTCGGCGTGCTCGATCGCGCGCTGGCCGACCTGTCGTTCGCCGGGCACTTCTGTCTGGGCGTGTCAGACGATCATGGCCTCAAATTCCTGCTCGACGACGTATCTATCGACGTTGTGATCCTGAACTGGGAGGCGCCGGATATCGTCCGATACGACACGTTGCGTTGGTTGTCTCGTGCGTATCCGGCGATCCGCGTCGTGCTGTGCGTCACGCAACAGACGGCCGAGTGCGACATCGTGCGCGGCCTCGATAGCGGTGCCGACGTCTACATCGAAAAGCCGCCAGGCAACGCGGAATCGCTGGCACGGATCACTGCTTTGGGCCGTCACATCAAGCCGTATCCGGACGGCGACACGGAGCAGGTCGTCTTCGGCGAGTACCGCTTCGACAAGCATAACCGCAGCGTGCAGGTGCGCGGTCGGCCGGTGACATTGACGCCGAAGGAGTTCGACCTCGCGCTCCTGCTCTTCAGGAACCTCTCCGAGACAATCAGCCGGCATCGCATTGCGACAGCCGTCTGGCATAACGACGCCATGACGAAATCGCGATCCGTCGGCACGCATGTTTGCGCGCTTCGCAAGAAGCTCGGCTTGCATCCGGAGAACGGCTATCGCGTGACATCGCTCCCTCGTTGGGGCTATCGGCTGGATCCCGTCGACCGGAAGCAAGGTCGCCCAGCCTGCTGGAGCCTCGAAGCGATGACCCGGACTACCGTCGACATCGCGGACAGCCGATGA
- a CDS encoding DUF3142 domain-containing protein: MKRLICVGLLLCARIALAGTVDAARYDAFWLWAGVKPQPVLHDARAVYVLQGQIEASPQDDAQVRFIAQRASLPPLPRADVWLVYRAHTLRWTPRVERIMLAQLSRWRASGRAIAGIQIDFDARTRHLQDYLEFLRNLRERLPGDCRLSITGLLDWSSRIDADQVNQLKRIIDEVVVQTYQGRRTIADYDTYLPRVGRLQLPFRIGLIQGGEWDPPRYLAGNPWFRGYVVFLRNE, translated from the coding sequence ATGAAGCGACTCATCTGCGTCGGCTTGCTGCTGTGTGCGCGAATCGCACTGGCCGGCACAGTCGACGCAGCCCGGTACGACGCCTTCTGGTTGTGGGCCGGGGTGAAGCCGCAGCCGGTATTGCACGACGCACGCGCCGTCTACGTGCTGCAAGGGCAGATCGAAGCGTCGCCACAGGACGACGCACAGGTGCGTTTCATCGCGCAGCGCGCGTCGCTGCCGCCGTTGCCGCGCGCGGACGTCTGGCTGGTATATCGCGCGCACACGCTGCGTTGGACGCCGCGCGTCGAGCGCATCATGCTGGCCCAACTCTCGCGCTGGCGTGCGTCGGGTCGTGCGATCGCGGGAATCCAGATCGATTTCGATGCGCGCACACGTCATCTTCAGGACTATCTCGAGTTTCTGCGGAACCTGCGCGAGCGGTTGCCCGGCGATTGCCGCTTGAGCATCACCGGGCTCCTCGACTGGAGCAGCCGCATCGACGCCGACCAGGTCAACCAACTGAAGCGGATCATCGATGAAGTCGTCGTGCAGACCTATCAGGGCCGCCGCACGATTGCCGATTACGACACGTATCTACCACGCGTCGGGCGGTTGCAATTGCCGTTCCGGATCGGGCTGATCCAGGGCGGAGAGTGGGACCCGCCCCGGTATCTCGCCGGGAATCCGTGGTTCCGGGGCTATGTCGTGTTTCTGCGCAATGAATGA
- a CDS encoding LamG-like jellyroll fold domain-containing protein: MDTTNKSGDGPAISRRSFLFSLSALALSACGGGGSASAASQDGAAASPVVGAGAAGGAAPASTPVGASLADGIVPASASAVATTVDGGTSDAAATPSSDVSNPAATSNAPATTTGTFIHPGLLHTQADFDRIALKVATRQQPWQSAWSVLIANHHASLSWTPRPQAEVDRGGTGPQNYTLLYNDIAAAYACALRWKVTGETAYADKSVQIMNAWSSTLKRLGGDTNVDLAAGIYGYEFANAGEIIRTYSGWAAADFAAFQSMMRNVFYPINHDFLNRHNNTDITHYWANWDLCNIASVMAIGVLCDDRALFDEAVNYFRSGAGNGAIAQAVYYLHPGHLGQWQETGRDQGHNTLGIALGGAICEMAWNQGIDLYGHDNNRFLAGAEYVAKANLLQPDGAIYYTVPYVTYSNVDVTQTQFSTSARGLIRPCWALVYNHYVNRKGLAAPWSKQFALKIQPEGGGGNYGPNSGGYDQLGYGTLTCTRDAFTGTRAPSGLAAWVSASLVVLSWWGVASGTSYTVKRASRPGGPYTIVATGIADPLTYTDSPAAGTWYYVVSARTPTGETGDSNEAVAVTEMRLHTRLPFDETSGSAVADASGNGHGGTLMGGATRAAGRTGKALSLDGVGSYVSLPDNLVADLSDFTIAAWVNWNGNGGKRWARVFDFGSGTARYMMLTPMGGTGVVRFAISTNGSHGERRVDGKASLPTGQWAHVAVTLSGTTATLYVNGSVVGSADDVIFAPFRLGPTARNWIGRSQFAADPYFGGLIDEFRLYRNALDAEQIAALAQG, from the coding sequence ATGGACACTACGAACAAGAGCGGAGACGGCCCCGCAATCTCACGCCGTAGCTTTTTGTTCAGCTTGAGCGCGCTTGCGCTGTCGGCTTGCGGCGGCGGGGGAAGCGCATCCGCTGCATCGCAGGATGGTGCTGCGGCGAGCCCGGTCGTCGGGGCGGGAGCGGCGGGAGGCGCGGCCCCCGCTTCGACGCCGGTGGGTGCGAGTCTGGCCGATGGCATTGTGCCGGCGTCCGCGTCTGCCGTGGCGACCACCGTCGATGGCGGCACATCGGACGCGGCCGCGACGCCATCGAGCGATGTCTCGAATCCGGCCGCGACCAGCAACGCTCCGGCGACAACGACAGGCACATTCATTCACCCGGGCCTGCTTCATACGCAAGCCGATTTCGATCGCATCGCTCTGAAAGTGGCGACTCGGCAGCAGCCGTGGCAGTCCGCCTGGAGCGTGCTGATCGCCAACCACCATGCGAGCCTGTCGTGGACGCCGCGACCGCAAGCGGAGGTGGACCGTGGCGGCACGGGCCCCCAGAACTACACGCTGCTGTACAACGATATCGCCGCCGCCTACGCGTGCGCATTGCGCTGGAAAGTCACCGGCGAAACCGCGTACGCGGACAAGTCGGTCCAGATCATGAACGCATGGTCGTCCACGCTGAAGCGCCTCGGCGGCGACACGAACGTCGACCTCGCGGCCGGCATCTACGGCTACGAGTTCGCGAATGCCGGCGAGATCATTCGCACCTATTCCGGCTGGGCGGCGGCCGACTTCGCCGCGTTCCAGTCGATGATGCGCAACGTGTTCTATCCGATCAATCACGATTTCCTGAATCGCCATAACAACACGGACATCACGCATTACTGGGCGAACTGGGACCTGTGCAACATCGCGTCCGTGATGGCGATCGGCGTGCTGTGCGACGATCGCGCGTTGTTCGACGAGGCAGTGAACTATTTCCGGAGCGGCGCCGGCAACGGAGCGATCGCGCAAGCCGTCTATTACCTGCATCCGGGCCATCTCGGGCAATGGCAGGAGACCGGGCGCGACCAGGGGCACAACACGCTCGGCATCGCGCTCGGCGGCGCGATCTGCGAGATGGCGTGGAACCAGGGCATCGACCTGTACGGCCACGACAACAACCGTTTCCTCGCCGGCGCCGAATACGTGGCGAAGGCGAACCTGCTGCAACCCGATGGGGCGATCTATTACACGGTTCCCTATGTCACCTACTCCAATGTGGACGTCACGCAGACGCAGTTCTCGACGTCCGCGCGAGGCTTGATCCGGCCATGCTGGGCGCTCGTCTACAACCACTACGTCAATCGCAAGGGGCTGGCAGCGCCGTGGTCGAAGCAATTCGCGCTGAAGATCCAGCCGGAGGGCGGCGGCGGCAACTACGGCCCGAACAGCGGCGGCTATGACCAGCTCGGCTACGGCACGCTGACCTGCACGCGCGATGCGTTCACGGGAACCCGCGCGCCGAGCGGGCTCGCGGCATGGGTCAGCGCGTCGCTTGTCGTGCTGTCGTGGTGGGGCGTCGCGAGCGGCACGAGCTATACGGTCAAGCGCGCGTCGCGCCCGGGCGGACCGTACACGATCGTCGCGACCGGCATCGCGGATCCGCTCACGTACACCGACAGCCCGGCTGCCGGAACATGGTATTACGTGGTCAGTGCGCGCACGCCGACAGGCGAAACGGGCGACTCGAACGAGGCGGTCGCGGTGACCGAGATGCGCTTGCATACCAGATTGCCGTTCGATGAGACCAGCGGATCCGCTGTGGCCGATGCGAGCGGCAACGGTCATGGGGGCACGCTGATGGGCGGGGCCACGCGCGCGGCCGGGAGGACCGGTAAAGCGCTGTCGCTGGACGGCGTGGGTAGCTATGTGAGCTTGCCGGACAATCTGGTAGCCGACTTATCGGACTTCACGATCGCGGCCTGGGTGAACTGGAACGGCAACGGCGGCAAACGGTGGGCGCGCGTATTCGACTTCGGTTCGGGCACTGCCCGCTACATGATGCTGACGCCGATGGGGGGAACGGGCGTCGTGCGTTTCGCGATCAGCACCAACGGCTCGCATGGCGAGCGCCGTGTCGACGGCAAGGCGTCGCTGCCCACCGGGCAGTGGGCGCACGTCGCGGTCACGCTGTCCGGCACGACGGCGACGCTGTACGTGAACGGCAGCGTCGTGGGCAGTGCCGACGACGTGATCTTCGCGCCGTTCCGGCTCGGGCCAACCGCACGGAACTGGATCGGCCGCTCTCAGTTCGCGGCCGATCCGTACTTCGGCGGGCTGATCGACGAGTTTCGGCTGTATCGCAACGCGCTCGACGCCGAGCAGATCGCCGCGTTGGCACAGGGCTGA
- a CDS encoding TPM domain-containing protein: protein MSPMHHTLTPGEGASRPTRLRVRLSRGWSLLAGLLICGAVHAVEAPVASASDAAADTGAPNIAACTHGAPVTTFPEPKDTNAVPRLQGRITDTTGALTDACRTDLNARLAELERRTGVQLAVLLVATSGQATIEQFATAVFEKWKLGHAKTDNGLLLVAALNDHHVRIEVGYGLEGAVPDIAAAEIIRQQIVPAFRARNFEAGLSGAVDALVERLQPRALETAASEAKPAVTASESERPRDVARAPEQKIDVGMWVLLVLANVVFGIAAMWRKARWYVYVGGSYIGTAVALIARLPAGLIDTGVPAINLLGALVLPAFLGLPACLLGMGLFRSASVRKFMAIVVGVLLALIAAGHAMGFSAGQVLMTVGLALLVVLGVAATLADFFNDWESSPSSGSSAWGSSGNSDSGSSWSADSSSSDSFSGDGGSSGGGGASDSW from the coding sequence GTGTCGCCGATGCATCACACATTGACTCCCGGCGAAGGCGCATCGCGGCCCACCCGGCTGCGCGTGAGGCTTTCGCGAGGCTGGTCTCTGCTGGCGGGGCTGCTGATTTGCGGTGCGGTTCATGCCGTCGAGGCCCCTGTCGCTTCGGCATCCGATGCGGCAGCCGATACCGGGGCGCCGAATATCGCCGCATGCACGCATGGCGCGCCGGTCACGACGTTTCCCGAGCCGAAAGACACGAATGCCGTTCCGCGGCTGCAAGGTCGCATCACCGACACCACGGGTGCGCTGACGGATGCATGTCGAACGGATCTGAACGCTCGGCTGGCTGAGCTCGAACGGCGTACGGGTGTTCAACTCGCCGTGCTGCTCGTTGCGACGAGCGGGCAGGCAACGATCGAGCAGTTCGCCACTGCCGTCTTCGAGAAATGGAAGCTCGGGCATGCAAAGACCGACAACGGTCTTCTTCTGGTGGCGGCGCTGAACGATCATCATGTGCGCATCGAAGTCGGCTACGGGCTGGAAGGCGCCGTGCCGGATATCGCCGCTGCCGAGATCATCCGGCAGCAGATCGTGCCGGCGTTCCGTGCCCGCAATTTCGAAGCCGGCCTGAGCGGAGCAGTCGACGCGCTGGTCGAGCGATTGCAGCCGCGTGCGCTGGAAACGGCCGCCAGCGAAGCGAAACCGGCCGTTACCGCAAGCGAGTCGGAGCGCCCGCGCGATGTCGCTCGCGCGCCGGAGCAGAAGATCGATGTCGGCATGTGGGTGCTGCTCGTACTGGCGAACGTCGTGTTCGGCATCGCAGCCATGTGGCGAAAAGCCCGATGGTACGTCTATGTCGGAGGCAGCTATATCGGGACGGCTGTCGCACTCATCGCGAGGTTGCCTGCCGGATTGATCGATACGGGCGTCCCGGCGATCAATCTGCTGGGCGCGCTTGTACTTCCCGCATTCCTCGGCTTGCCGGCATGCCTGCTCGGCATGGGCCTGTTTCGCTCCGCTTCCGTGCGCAAATTTATGGCGATCGTTGTCGGCGTCCTGCTGGCATTGATCGCGGCCGGGCACGCGATGGGGTTTTCGGCCGGACAGGTCCTGATGACAGTCGGGCTCGCTCTGCTCGTGGTGCTGGGTGTGGCCGCCACGCTGGCGGATTTCTTCAACGACTGGGAAAGCAGTCCTTCGTCGGGCAGCAGCGCTTGGGGATCGTCAGGGAACTCCGATTCAGGCTCATCATGGAGCGCCGATTCGAGCTCGTCGGATTCGTTTTCAGGGGACGGCGGTTCGAGCGGGGGAGGCGGCGCGTCGGACAGCTGGTGA
- a CDS encoding LemA family protein encodes MCRYRSVFTVRDRRKSSIGTIKMKWLRLFFALCIVLPFAGCGYNAIQTSDEDVNAAWSEVLNQYQRRADLVPNLVAAVKGYASHEERVLTEVSEARARVGSIQLTPELAKDSGALAAFDKQQGGLSNALSRLMVVAEKYPDLKASTQFRDLSVELEGTENRIAVARGRYIRTVQNYNLTVRRFPGVIVAKIFGYETRPNFSVANESSISAAPKVDFSAPKAASGVQ; translated from the coding sequence ATGTGTCGATACCGTTCGGTATTCACGGTTCGCGATCGACGGAAATCTTCAATTGGAACAATCAAGATGAAATGGCTTCGCCTGTTTTTTGCGCTTTGTATCGTGCTTCCGTTTGCCGGTTGCGGATATAACGCGATCCAGACATCGGACGAGGATGTCAATGCCGCGTGGTCCGAGGTGCTGAACCAGTATCAGCGTCGCGCCGATCTGGTGCCCAATCTCGTCGCGGCGGTCAAGGGATATGCGTCCCACGAAGAGCGCGTGCTCACGGAGGTGTCCGAAGCGCGCGCACGCGTCGGCAGCATTCAACTGACGCCTGAACTGGCGAAAGACTCCGGCGCGCTCGCGGCGTTCGACAAGCAGCAGGGCGGTCTGTCGAATGCGCTGAGCCGCCTGATGGTCGTCGCCGAGAAGTATCCGGATCTGAAGGCCAGCACGCAGTTTCGCGATCTCTCGGTTGAACTCGAAGGTACCGAGAACCGCATCGCGGTCGCGCGCGGGCGCTACATCAGGACCGTGCAGAACTACAACCTGACGGTCCGGCGCTTCCCTGGCGTGATCGTGGCGAAGATCTTCGGTTACGAGACACGGCCGAATTTCAGCGTGGCGAATGAATCGTCGATATCGGCTGCGCCGAAAGTCGACTTTTCGGCGCCGAAGGCTGCTAGTGGGGTGCAGTAA
- a CDS encoding OmpA family protein, protein MKETTVSAAYVPIAKVGRARRAVQVLAVTIAALAGPVSAHADDAGVTFPERDEAWLKEGTFPNVDNLRQMMPGLSKDQVYALLQEPHFSEGFFGVRKWNYIFNFRTGKGNEYVTCQYQIVYDGNAQVKSTHWKEHECDALVAQASAAPAAAAPTVSEHFAVNDDVLFAFDRSSLNDLLPGGRTALDDIAERLNGGYRNLKSVTIIGHADRIGPDAHNQELSLARAQTVRDYLVAKGLPRNPVVVAGAGSTTPVTNGCPAGKTVEAIRCLQPDRRVTIDVAGEKRGQ, encoded by the coding sequence ATGAAAGAAACGACCGTTTCCGCGGCGTATGTGCCGATTGCGAAAGTCGGCCGCGCGAGACGGGCCGTGCAAGTGCTCGCCGTGACGATTGCAGCGCTGGCCGGCCCGGTGTCCGCGCATGCGGACGACGCTGGCGTGACGTTTCCGGAGCGCGACGAAGCGTGGCTGAAGGAAGGGACGTTTCCGAACGTCGACAATCTGCGGCAGATGATGCCCGGGCTGTCAAAGGACCAGGTCTACGCGCTGCTGCAGGAGCCGCACTTCTCGGAAGGCTTCTTCGGCGTGCGCAAGTGGAACTACATTTTCAACTTCCGAACGGGCAAGGGCAACGAGTACGTCACGTGCCAGTACCAGATCGTCTACGACGGCAACGCTCAGGTGAAGAGCACGCACTGGAAGGAGCACGAGTGTGATGCGTTGGTGGCTCAGGCATCGGCGGCGCCGGCGGCTGCCGCGCCCACGGTGTCGGAGCATTTCGCGGTGAACGACGACGTGCTGTTCGCGTTCGACCGTTCGTCGCTGAATGATTTGCTGCCTGGCGGACGAACGGCGCTGGACGATATCGCAGAACGGCTGAACGGCGGCTATCGGAACCTGAAGTCGGTGACGATCATCGGGCATGCGGACCGGATCGGGCCGGATGCGCATAACCAGGAACTGTCGCTGGCGCGGGCGCAGACGGTGCGCGACTACCTCGTGGCGAAGGGCTTGCCGCGCAATCCGGTGGTGGTAGCGGGGGCGGGCAGCACGACCCCGGTAACGAACGGGTGCCCGGCGGGCAAGACGGTCGAGGCGATTCGGTGCTTGCAGCCGGACCGTCGGGTGACGATCGATGTCGCCGGGGAAAAGCGCGGGCAATAG
- a CDS encoding response regulator transcription factor — translation MKTTIPEPEIPQPENEASGADAGAPGGRRGQRRRLHATASAPKKPRFMSFQLNRVVRDRSYDTVRMSTQSCALNIAFLEPVQGSLDEIAGVLASRGYVCHRVPTCSAFEYLLEDVPIRLAILDWEAPDIGRYELLASSRRRYPTLPFVLGATQEAREEDLVSGLEAGADAYVDRQLGSVELLARIDALMRRVYPHLFVSDEILAFGAYRFNPRTLSVEFRTRQAMLTRKEFDVALLLFRNMCRPVTRREIAAAMWGQFSKERSRSIDTHVSSIRKKLMLNARNGYRLTSIHRFGYQLDNMRSHEPVSVG, via the coding sequence ATGAAAACAACCATTCCTGAACCTGAGATCCCTCAACCCGAAAACGAAGCATCAGGCGCCGACGCCGGCGCGCCGGGAGGCCGCCGCGGGCAGAGGCGGCGCCTGCACGCTACCGCCTCCGCACCGAAGAAGCCGCGCTTCATGTCATTCCAGCTGAATCGCGTCGTTCGCGATCGCTCTTACGATACGGTACGTATGTCCACGCAATCTTGCGCTCTGAACATCGCCTTTCTCGAGCCCGTGCAGGGCTCGCTCGACGAAATTGCCGGCGTGCTGGCGTCACGAGGGTACGTCTGTCACCGAGTACCGACTTGTTCCGCATTCGAATATCTGCTGGAAGACGTACCGATCCGGCTGGCAATCCTCGACTGGGAGGCGCCCGATATTGGCCGGTACGAACTGCTGGCATCGAGCCGTCGTCGCTATCCGACATTGCCGTTCGTCCTCGGCGCGACGCAGGAAGCGCGAGAGGAGGATCTGGTATCCGGACTCGAAGCCGGCGCCGATGCCTACGTCGACCGGCAGCTCGGCAGCGTCGAGTTGCTCGCGCGCATCGACGCATTGATGCGGCGAGTCTATCCGCATCTGTTCGTGAGCGACGAAATACTGGCGTTCGGCGCCTATCGCTTCAATCCGCGAACGCTGTCCGTCGAATTCCGCACGCGCCAAGCGATGCTGACGCGCAAGGAGTTCGATGTCGCGCTCCTGTTGTTCAGAAACATGTGTCGCCCGGTGACGCGGCGCGAGATCGCTGCGGCGATGTGGGGGCAGTTCTCGAAAGAGCGATCGCGCAGCATTGACACGCACGTGTCGTCGATTCGCAAGAAGCTTATGCTGAACGCGCGAAACGGCTATCGACTGACGTCGATTCACCGGTTCGG